CATACTCTGTTTGTCAGGAGAGAAAATGGAGACCCAGGAAATCTGGTTTGGAAAGTGTTGGAAAGAGTACCAGACCACAAATGAAATTCTCCTATTGGGCTTTAACTACTTTATGATTTTAAGGGAAACTTAAGTTTTCTGAGCTTGAATTTACTAAACTTTGTTCCTGCTCAGTTTCTCTGCCTTCACGGGAATTTTCAAACTTGGCAAAATGGTTTGCTTActctcatttttttaatgtcattaCAGGACCCAGAATTCTTTGCAGGTGTCTTAAAAGCTGGCAAGTAGATGAGGAATTGTTGGATAGAACAGAAGGGGAAGCTGTACAGAGAGATCCCTTCTTCAAGtaatttatttaatgatattCTAGGTtcataaatagcttttaaaaggTTTTACTTGGGGGAAATCTGTTCTACATAATGTTTCAGGTCACTTCTGTCCTAAAAATTCCACATGACTTCCAAATGTCTTCAatggtttttctttcttgtttagcttgattgggggagggggggtgctatttgtttgtttgctgttcTGAGTTCCATTCTGAAATTTGGATGACATTACCCACCTACACCTCTAGAATCAGAATTTGCTATCCCAACCTCCTTTGCATCTGGGGCACTCCACCCTGAGTAGTGAAGCAAAGAAATTGTATAGGAGAGGAGCATGTTGATAGCATCCATGTATAACTGTCACTAGAAACATTGTCAAGGATCCAGTGAATTCAATGGGTAAACTGACATTAGCCATTGAGTACTCATTGCTCTGTGATTATGAATCTGGTAACTGATTAACTGCtttttttctgcttgttttcACAGCTTTTTGGATGTTCTCTgccctttgagtaaattccatgCAACCTAAATCAATTAGTTGCTTTCTCTAACTTACAGTGgagaattctctttttttttctttttttaaatttttatttagtaaatataaatttccaaagtacagtttatgagttacaatggcttcccccccataatttccctcccactcatgcccctcccatctctcgctccctctcccattccattcacatcaagattcattttcaattctctttatatacagaagatagatttagtatatattaagtaaagatttcatcagtttgcacccacacagaacatacagtgtaaaatactgtttcagtactagttatagcattaattcacattggacaacacattaaggacagatcccacctgagaagtaagtacacagtgactcctattgttgacttaacaatttgacactcttgtttatggcatcagtaatttctctaggctctagtcatgagttgccaaggctatggaagcctttagggttcaccgacttcgatcttattctgacagggtcatagtcaaagtggaagttctctcctcccttcaaagaaaggtacctccttctttgatggcctcgttctttccactgggatctcactcgcagagacctttcatttaggtttgtttttttttgttgttgttgttgtttttttttttttgccagagtgtcttggctttccatgcctaaaatactctcatgggctcttcagccagatccgaatgccttaagggctgattctgaggccagagtgctatttaggacatctgccattctatgagtctgctgtgtattctgcttcccatgatggatccttctctccctttttgtttctatcagttagtattagagacactagtcttgtttgtgtgatccctttgactcttagacctatcagagccatcaattgtgaactgaaattgatcactttgactagtgagatggcattggtacgtgccaccttgatgggattgtgttggaatcccctggcacgtttctaaccaccatttggggcaagtccgattgagcatgtccccaattgtacatttcctccctctctttttcccactcttatatttaacagggatcacttttcagttaaaatttaaacacctaagaataattgtgtgttaattacagagttcaaccaatagtactagaacaaagcaaagaaaaaatactaaaatgaataaagtacACTGGAGAATTCTGTTACTCTTGACATTCACTGCATACACATCCATGACTctcctattaattttttttcaattttgtatattttacttatttgaaagacagcgatcttctgtctgctgaagtcaagagcctagaattcattccaagtcccctacatgggtggcagggaatctACTGAAGCCATCACTGAGGCCTACCAGGTTTCATATTACCAAGAGCTGCAATTGGGAATGGAatgggaactcaaacccaggcactccaatacaggatgcagctTCCAGAGTGgtattaaccactatgccaaatgcctaatTCTCTCCTGCTCAGGATCATacaaaattgttttctaaaagtGAGCTACTGAGAGAGCCGCTGCATATCTAAGGTAACCCCCAAGAACGCTGACTGCCTGTTGGGTCAACTGAAACTGACAGAAAGATTCTGAAGCCTCTCGGTAATGCAAATGTCAGTTTTCCTGTTAAAAGTATTCCTGTTCACAGGAGGAGTGACTTCAGAGAACTCCTCTGTCTGCCACTTATGACTCAAAGTGTTCAGTTTTTATCTACCAGAATCTTGGAGGAAGTGGTCTAACAGAATCTTGTGATCAAAAAGAGACTAGTCTATGCTTTTGTAGATAATACCAAATGACCCCCGGCCTAGTAAGCGTCTGtggaataaataagtgaataagaaGCTTCAGAGACAGCACCAGGATTGCATATCTTAAAGTAAGCCATTAGttatcaaaaagaagaaaatatacagcattaagtggggaagaggaccatcagtacacacaggttgggagtagagccattggtggtagagaagaggttatgattacaaagggatgaggcccaagtgcactagacagggcctagaacaaaggacagagtcattattagaggagctaagaaaggtgctgtctaagctacaattaagttttctgattgagaggcaaatagaacctgatagaaggggcttgataataatctggtgggctttaggccttgtaaattcagaggcccagacctatctatctcttcacatggggtatatcctaagggaggtgtgaacctcctaggggaaggcactctgttgactctcattacttggctggcctgggaggagagctggccaggtaaaggcaggtggcatctctaacaagaaatttacagttctgcctgcaatgttgctgaccctacttgaccatcccctcagctgcagtggtcactttggaagttgggctgagtgaagggcttttcagcttagagccaataagatctgtggctctgacctgggcatccttcgactccaggacaggtccatttccagtgatccaactcttggcagagctgccagggctcttcacaagctgacttctgctgaagcccaggcttaccacattgaaagccactgcagtggactggcctgttgggtctccttgagggcagatcactgtacagatcagccattaataggcctgccacccattgcttctgatgccgagctttcttttcctcctggtttgtgttaaagcagttcagaggatgcaagtcaagggagtgcccaagtcccatctctaatcttcggtggcctgaactacaagtctatagtcacaggcatgttctgtagtagtttttctaaggtagacaatgcccatggggaacattatattctcactttaaaactttctttccctttggtctgaaagggaggttttttctacttactgtatacttcgctgatggcgaagtgaatctagctatgagattattatttgagttcttattttggctatgctattgcagaaaaatgttagccatctcttttataaggtctaaagattaaattgtgcatcctacagattccttcataatagaattagtttcctaccttgaagagaatagagaaatgaaagaacaagttgggcttagaatagagaaatgagggagcaagtcctagatcgcttgctgacaatagcaatgtcACATGAATagttagcaaaccgtttcaaccattagataacaactgaagaaaacatttaccagaaggtccaatgccttctataaattttaagaatcatgtatttgaaaacacctcttaaatatctaacatggtgtagtttgtttagccagtaaacttaagcacaaccatctaaaatgtttttagtttctttctaccaacaagtctaaaacatatgatacacagattcaggtcccacaaattaaaatgtatctttgattttagcagcttaaatttatggacaatcttatctataagccatttaaaatgatggtcctcttccccacttaatgctgtataattgttcaaacctggtaaatgccactcttaggatcattcgtTACTATccccactctgtcttttatgaccttgtctaaatatgatcagagtcggtaaacttggaaggcttccatagccttggcaactcatgatgacagcctaggatggttactggcgccataaactagagtgtcaatttgttgggtcaacaacaggagccactgtgcacttgctcctcatgtgggatctttgtccttaatgtgctgtacattttgatttaatgctataactagtactcaaacagtatgttttactttgtgtttctatgtgggtgcaaactgttgaaatctttatactaaattgatcttctgtatataaagataattgacaatgaatcttgatgcaaatggaaggtgagagggagcgggagtggggagggttgcgggtgggagggaagttatgggagtgggaagccattgtaatccataagctgtacactggaaatttatattcattaaataaaagttaaaaaaaaaaaaaaaaaaaaaagaagaaaataaatgtgtgaaCTCATACAATAACTTATTACACATTCCCTCCATATGCCCTACTCCACCCCACCTCCTTGACCCTATTTCAGGCCCTTGATAATTCACattgctctctttttcttctccaaaGAAGCAGTTTTCTAACTTTGGGTCTCATCAAACATAAAAATTACTGAGATTCATCTCCAGAGTTTATGAATCAGTAACTCTGGGGTGGGACCCAAGAATTTTTTCATATGACAAATTCCTGAGTGAGAGCTGCTGATGAATTGCACAGCACTTTGCAATCACTGCACCAAACCTACTGCCCCAGAATTTACATTCCCAAAGAATGTGACAACATAACTTTTCTCCTCAAAGGCCTTGCAAAATTACCATTGCCTGCAGAATAAAAAACAATCCTGACAACTCATCACTTAAAGCTTTCACCATTTTCCTTCCACCTATTTTAAATCTTATCAAATTGAAATTTGGTTGTGtgctaggaactccatcaagcTCTAGAAATATTTGGATTCAAAGAATATAAAAGCCAACAAGACTCAGCTTACTAATAAGAACTCTGCAAAGAGGTTAAAGCAGTAAgggtttcaaaatgttcattgaatTTAGCAACCAGGAATTCAGTGAGAGCAGTTTTAATGGACCTACACATTCACATCATAGATTAGATGTTCCAGAAGTAGGGGAGAAGAGAAAAGGCATAGAAAGCCTACTCAACAAAATAATTGcctaaaagctttaaaatattacAACATCCTGGTCAAGGAACCCCCAAAATATCCCTAATAGAGTCAAcctgacactagtcttgtttgtgtgatccctttgactcttagacctatcagtatgatcaattgtgtactggagatgatcacttggactagtgagatggcattggtacatgccaccttgatggggttgtattggaatccccttgcacatttctagctccaccatttggggcaagtctgattgagcatgtcccaaattgtatatctccttcctctctttttcccactcttatatttaacagggatcacttttcagttaaaatttaaacacctaaaaataattgtgtgttaattacagagttcaaccaatagtactagaacaaagcaaagaaaaaatactaaaatggataaagtattacattgtacatcaagagtcaggacaagagctgatcaagtcactgtttctcatagtgtccatttcacttcaacaggtttcctctttggtgctcagttaattgtctcAGTTAGAGTCAACCTGAAAAAAGATCCCCTGAACTACATAACAGAGTGTCAAAAGtacaacacaaaagaaaaacagatttctAGACAGAAACCTTACAGTCTAGGAAATAACAGAATGAAATATTCAaagtcttcaaagaaaaaaattgcaagccaagaatactatatcctgtaAAGTTATActtcaaaaatgagaaagaaagggaaagacaggaaagaaagggaaagaaaaagaaaatttttcatgATAAGCAAAAACAaggaattcaccaccaccagaccgGTCCTATAAAAAATACTTGAGAGAGTCATCCCCCCAGAAATGAAAGAATGATAATTACTATTATAAAAACACATGAAGATTCAAATCTCAATAGTACagcaaatacacacaaaaaaaataaaaaatttggttTGGTTCTTTAGAGAATCAAGAGAATGTTTGATTCTCTCTTTATTAATACAGAAAGTCACCAAATCACAAAGATGAACAAGATGACGAAAGTAACAAGGAATATGCGAGCAACAGAAAAGAAAGTAACATAATAGTAGGAGTATGTTTTTACTTACCAGTTAAATTGTTGTGTATAAACATTAAATATGGtcattaaaagatatagactgaatgggttaaaaaaagCAACATGCTGTTTTAAGAAATTTCACCAGTAAACACGTACATAGGCTGAAAGTAAAAGCATGGACAAAGATGTATCATGTAAAAGGAAACCAAAAGTGAACACATATAGCTATACCTACATAAAGAAAGCCATTGTATAATAATTAAAgggtaaatataataaaattataaataaatcaaatactaGAGCATTTAATATATAAAACCGAACATAATTGTATCTGTTAAAGCACTTGGAAATGTTTATCCAAGGAATACCCTTTATTGGTAATGTTCAGTAGAAACTGATACTAGGAGTTATTTTCATTGTGTGGCAATAGCCAAGGTTTAGTGTGGATGAAACTACCATTATAAATACATCTTGAGGGAGGTCGTTTTGTGCAGTGATTgaaacaccacttgggatgcccacatcccggaTCAGAATGCACGCTTTGAGTCAGGCTCCATTTCCTGctttattttgggagtgaaccagtagatggaagatttctctgtctctttctcactctatgGAATATGAACATATACTGCATTGGGAATTTGTATTTCCTCACTGACATGGAAAATTCAACTTAAAGAATCTTAAGAGCAAGTAagaatatttccttttcaaaattgtATAGAAACTTAGATATCCTTCAAGGCTTGTTGTTTCAATCCATTCTGGACTCCAGACATCCCTATTTGTGACAAATACTTTATAATTcctccacaattttttttaaaggatcatttgtttgtttatttacttgagaaagagttacagggagagagagacagaaccatccacgattcactccccaaatggtggcaacggccagaactggagccaggagcttctgagtctcccaagccaatgcagggccccaagctcttgggccatcttctactgctttcccaggccacaagcaaagagctggattggaacaggagcagcagggacacaaactggtgctgataggggatgccagcactgcaggcagagccttagcctactatgccacagcaccaagctccataatttttgttaaataaaatccataagaaacatacaaacaaaaaggACTACAGGAGACTAAGAATTGTAGCTCAGATATGAGAGGAAGCTAGAGAAATTTAGGATTCAGTCCAGATTGGAAGTAAAAACTAGAAAACAACCAGGGCtataatataaatacatagaTTAACAAACAACCTGGAGTAAACAGAGCACTACTGAAAATACAATCTGAAACTTAGATCAATTTGTGGTTGAAGAAGAAAACTCACAAAAACCTTCTACAATAGAGGAAATTTCACTTGTGGgataaataagaaatttgaaaagcTAGTCTAAATGTGTGGAGGAAAGAACAAATTCTGTAGCTTTAACTTACTGTTTTCAAGCCTCTCCATAACTGGTCCTACAAGGAAAACTAGATTAAGACTGCTTAGAAGGCTGAGGCTTTATAGGTCAGTGGTTACCAAAGGTCACCAGAACAAATTCAGGAAATCTCTGACCTAGATGAAAGGAGATTATAAGAGGATAGGCAGTATGCAGAAGGTGGAAGAAAGCCAAGACAGCTAATTACAGAGTTTCGGATCTGTAACTTCAAAGCAAAGCTCAGGCAATGTAAAAGGAAAAGGGATATTCCGAGAAAAGTGAAGGCAGAAGAGGAAGTTCCAATGAGCCAGGGAATTGCTAACCTGACATTAAGAAAGTTCTGTTCTAATCCTCCTCTGCCACTGTTGTCACTTTTTCACACCTTTAAAAAACACAACTGAACTTAATGATATTTTAGGGGGCCATCTTAGCCCCTGCATGAACAGCAGAACTACGCCGGGAAGGCACAAAGGAGGTGTGGCTccttgaaaaagaaaactgtaagGTGCTTTTACAACAAGTTATTTTTATGGTCatctctgtcaaaagaaaaaaggtgGCCATGTCAACATGGCTCTTATTCTAGGCAGCCACACAATTCTCTGCATATTGATTCAGAGCATCAAtgttacagaaagaagaaaagctcCTCACGTTTTAACACTCTGTtacttggccagtgccgtggctcactaggctaatcctccgccttgtggcgccagcaccccgggttctagtcccggtcagggcgccagattctgtcccggttgcccctcttccaggccagctctctgctgtggccagggagtgcagtggaggatggcccaagtgcttgggccctgcaccctatgggagaccaggagaagctcctggctcctggcttcggatcagcacggtgtgctggctgcagtgcgccagccacggcagcctttggagggtgaaccaatggcaaaggaagacctttctctctgtctctctgtctctctctctctctctctctctctctcactgtccactctgtcaaaataaataaataaataaataaataaaaaaacaaaaaaaccactctGTTACTTGCCCACATCCTGACATCAGAGAAAACCCTTTGGGGGGAAATGCTCTCTTAGAAGTAACCTGAGGATGATTCTCCCACACAATCAGAAGTTGAGCCACCTGCAGCAGAGTTCCTAACAGCTGGTTCAGGGGACACTTTCACTTCTGCATGGAAAATGAGAAATGGGAAGGCAGCATGGCAAACTGTCTAGTAGGACACAATGCATTCAGCCGATAGAACTGACCTTTATTCTAAGATTATGTCTTTCCTTTCATGGGGAAAGCATATTGTTCTTTCACAAAGAAAGGGATAATGACAGTgagaacatgttttcatttttggttATCTGGTTTATTTGGTATTTtggttttttagtttttctttgtcttttttgtttgtttgtttaattttactATGTAAAATTTTACTATGTAAAATTAAACCTAAAATCTTGATGGATTAGTCATGATTCTTCAGAGAAACAACACTGATAATACCCATATGTAAGTAtaaagagagcaaaagagagacagcaagagaggttTACAGTGAATTGGCTCAGGGACCATGGGAGATAATTGTATGTTTAAAGTATTTTCAGAGCAACACCTAGAACGGTGTTTGGCCAAACTGGTGCCATTAGCCTAGTCCCACTGATATAAACTTAGCCGTCATGATTGgtctctctaattttttttaattcttcatgaGTTGATAACTTCATCAACCAGCTGCCTCTGAGCAACTCTACCTCAAACTCTCCCTCAGCTCATCACGACCTGCAGACAGAAATGTACACAGGACACTCATACTATTCTgaattttctgtgtgtttctaagatggtttatcattattttaatgatCTTTCATGTAACAAAGAAAGTTGCCTAACTATCCTTTTTATCCTGTTAATCTGGTGTTCAACCTTAAATTATTTGAAGTTGAGTTTTAGGCAGTAAAtataaaagacacacacacagaccttagTAGATTTAATACCAAGTTACTTTAGAAAACATGATAGCAGGTTGCTAGATTACTGAATATTTGTTCATCTCTCATTCTCCTCACTACCGCCTATCACCACCCACAAAATCTCTCCAGTTTTCTTGGATCAGAGAAAGAGACCATTCAGTCCCAGCCACAACCAGCACAAAGCCCAATtccctaaaataattttagatagtCCTAGGAGTTACGAGACCTCTAAAGCTCCCCAAGACTAACTGTAATAACTAAATTGCTGACTGTCTCACCAAAGACAAGTTTGTTCCTTTTATCTTGGTTAGGTAGCTTTGAAACTAGAAAAGGCAGCACCTCGGCCTCCTGATAAGTTTCCACAATTGCAGCCTTACTGCTTCTCACAAGTGAACAGGAAATTGTAGGAGTCCCATGCACCGTGCTGCCTGCCCTTGAAAGAAAGGCAGGGGGTGCTGAGCTAGTGACACACAAAGCCACATTGCTTCTGCTGCTTCCATCCCTTCTCGTCTTCATACCTGTGAATAACATGTGAGGCAAGAGATGCTCACATCCTGCAGGGTCACACTGCTTTTCATCACATCCCTCTCAGGGACTATTACCCAAGTTCCCACTGCCGCCATGAAGCCCTGAGGCAGCTTGAAAGACATGCAGGGCCCTGTACCTAAAAAGAACCCCTTGGCAACTGTTGATCCAGTTAATTATGTTGGATGGCCTACTTCGTTTCAGAAACAAACATTCTACATGTTGTTAGCCTTGGAGGTAAAAACCAAATCTCCTCAAATCTCCAGACACCATTTCCAGAGCTCCCCACGCCATGGTACCATCTCCAACCAGGCTTATAGTTTTCATTTCTTATCATACCAGATCCACTTTGTAATGAAATTGTGGACTTTTTTTCTGCACTCTGATGGACCTAAGAAACAGCCAGGAGATGACAGTACAGTTGGGGGAAAAAATTTAAGCACCGTAAGTTTTCTAATGACTCCGGTGGCACCTTAGATGCTTTCATTCTGGAAGACAACCATCGTGGACAATGGGAACAGGGCATCCCGTTAGAGCCTAGCAGCCAGTGCCTTCTTTGCATCAAAAGGCCTGTTTCAGCAAAATTCATCCCTAGGAAATTTCAAAGCTTAGAAATGCACACTCGAAttacctaaaaggaaaaaaaaagaaggagggggagaaaacACACGTGCAGCTGCTCCTGACTTGTTCTTCAAAGCAGCGAAGTGTCAACAGAGGGAACTCAGAGCAGCGTGGACACTAGCCACAAATATATCAGCATCTCTTGTGCAGAAATAATTGTTCTTGGTTCTTTTCCTGGAAGCCAACAAGAttgaggaagtggagcagaagaagCCAAAGACCTTTTGCAAGTTCACCTACCGCAGCATGGACGTTGACCAACCACTGGACAAGTCCGGCAACCAGCTGATGCATCTGTACAGTGCcagccagcagcaggggctgAACCTAGGTCTACAGTGGAATCAGTGCTCGCTGCTGAAGCGCCTGCGCAAGGCCAAGAAGGCGTTGCCTCCCATGGAGAAGCCAGAGGTGGTGAAAGCACACGTCTGGGAGTTGATCCTGCCTGGGATGGTGGGCAGCGTGGTGGGTATCTACAATGGCAAGACCTTCAACCAAGTGCCAATCAAGCCAAAGATGATTGGGCACTACCTGGGCAAATTTTCTATCACCCAGGAGACCATGAGGCAGGTCTGGGCCGGCATCTTGGCCACCCAGTCCTCTGGCTTCATCCCCAGCAAGGAGTCTGCTCAGCAGTAAAGCCACACACGTTCCAaaatagagaaggagaagaggagggagaggaagaagaagggggaTGGAGATGGATAGGGTggatagaagaaaaagaaatagctttTATATCACAGCCTGGAACCAATGAGAAGGCTAGGATAGCTGGAGCAGCCAAGATCTCACTGATAAGCCAAATTCCAATGTCATACCTGAATAATTTCAAATGCAAGCCCAGTGAGAAAGCATTTTAGAACAAGATCAGAAACTGTTAAATACCCCCCATCCCACTTCTTACTGACCTATCCAATTACCCACTGCTGTTTTTCTGTTGTGGTAATGGACAGGAAGATACATAGATACTACTGGTAAGCAAGAACTTACATCTGTGTGCAGCCTGCGGCTTGCTCACACCTCTGAGTATGCTGAGTAACATGTTCTCATCAGCCAGCTTGGGTAAAAGCTCCTTACTGGGTTTGCCAGAACTAGCACCATCAATAGGCCCTAAGAAAATCAT
Above is a genomic segment from Lepus europaeus isolate LE1 chromosome 2, mLepTim1.pri, whole genome shotgun sequence containing:
- the LOC133750637 gene encoding small ribosomal subunit protein uS19-like — protein: MQGPVPKKNPLATVDPVNYVGWPTSFQKQTFYMLLALEVKTKSPQISRHHFQSSPRHANKIEEVEQKKPKTFCKFTYRSMDVDQPLDKSGNQLMHLYSASQQQGLNLGLQWNQCSLLKRLRKAKKALPPMEKPEVVKAHVWELILPGMVGSVVGIYNGKTFNQVPIKPKMIGHYLGKFSITQETMRQVWAGILATQSSGFIPSKESAQQ